From Clostridia bacterium, a single genomic window includes:
- a CDS encoding DUF2634 domain-containing protein yields the protein MSDIFPQNDINVDQDIVKVNKSVSYGRSPIFDFEAGEFKTVDRKVYIGEGVQVLKNWIEKTIRTERFRFPIYSFDYGITLEELVVRDFPYEVLVNEIKEQIAEALMQDIRIDGIGNFEFERNGSYLNIGFEVTTFDRKIIGMEVSI from the coding sequence ATGTCTGATATTTTTCCTCAAAACGACATAAATGTGGATCAGGACATTGTAAAAGTGAATAAGTCCGTATCATATGGCCGGTCTCCAATTTTTGATTTCGAAGCAGGAGAGTTTAAAACAGTTGACAGAAAGGTTTATATAGGTGAAGGGGTACAAGTCCTTAAAAACTGGATTGAGAAGACTATCCGGACAGAGCGGTTCAGATTTCCTATATACAGCTTTGATTATGGTATTACTTTGGAAGAGCTTGTTGTCAGAGATTTTCCCTATGAAGTGCTTGTAAATGAAATAAAGGAGCAGATAGCGGAAGCATTGATGCAGGACATCAGAATTGACGGGATAGGAAATTTTGAGTTTGAAAGAAACGGGAGTTATCTGAATATTGGATTTGAGGTCACTACTTTCGATAGAAAAATAATAGGCATGGAGGTGAGTATATAG
- a CDS encoding baseplate J/gp47 family protein, with translation MYENQTEELIKQRMLSKAPEGINISEGDFFNDAVSPAAIELTLAYQQLDNVLRLGFAETSYGEYLDRITSERGVYRKPATKGRGIIEITAAVGSAINKGDTLATWQGNIRFTAVEAKTVGETGKVQVEFENETAGNLGNVLPNTRFISPIAIPGFISAVNPSLINAGTDAEQDDSLRERYFRKVQTPATSGNRHHYRDWAEEVAGVGGARVFPLWNGPGTVKVVIIDSNKQPVSSELIAKVQGYIDPEPRGCGEGQAPLGAVCTVVSAVGVPINIDAAINGISADAVKTAFEKALDGYLAEIAFTDVSVSYAKIGTLLMECISQAGGADYSELTVNGNDSNITVTQEQVAVRGMVNLV, from the coding sequence ATGTACGAAAACCAGACAGAAGAGTTAATAAAGCAGAGAATGCTTTCAAAAGCACCTGAGGGAATAAACATAAGCGAAGGAGATTTTTTCAATGATGCTGTCAGTCCTGCAGCAATTGAACTTACCCTTGCATACCAGCAGCTAGACAACGTGCTCAGGCTGGGATTTGCAGAGACCTCTTACGGGGAGTATCTGGACAGGATTACCTCTGAGAGAGGGGTATACAGAAAGCCTGCAACAAAAGGAAGAGGCATAATTGAGATAACTGCTGCGGTAGGTTCGGCTATTAACAAAGGAGACACACTTGCTACCTGGCAGGGGAATATAAGATTTACTGCTGTAGAAGCTAAGACTGTAGGAGAAACGGGAAAGGTTCAGGTGGAGTTTGAAAACGAAACTGCAGGCAATCTCGGAAACGTCTTGCCCAATACACGGTTTATCTCGCCTATAGCTATTCCGGGTTTTATTTCTGCGGTGAATCCCTCGCTGATTAATGCAGGTACTGATGCAGAACAGGATGATTCCCTGCGTGAGAGGTATTTCAGAAAGGTACAGACTCCGGCTACATCCGGAAACAGGCACCATTACCGTGATTGGGCCGAGGAAGTAGCAGGGGTTGGAGGAGCCAGGGTTTTTCCGCTGTGGAACGGACCAGGGACTGTAAAGGTAGTTATTATTGATTCAAACAAGCAGCCTGTATCTTCCGAGCTTATTGCAAAAGTACAGGGTTATATTGATCCTGAACCCAGAGGCTGCGGTGAGGGGCAGGCGCCTTTGGGAGCGGTATGTACAGTAGTGTCGGCTGTAGGGGTGCCTATTAATATAGATGCAGCAATAAACGGTATAAGTGCCGATGCTGTAAAAACTGCATTTGAAAAAGCGTTAGACGGATATTTGGCCGAAATTGCTTTTACAGATGTATCAGTCAGCTATGCAAAGATAGGTACTTTACTTATGGAGTGTATCTCGCAGGCTGGAGGGGCAGATTACTCAGAACTTACCGTAAACGGCAATGATTCCAATATCACTGTAACACAGGAGCAGGTAGCTGTCAGGGGGATGGTGAATCTTGTATGA
- a CDS encoding SGNH/GDSL hydrolase family protein, with amino-acid sequence MGEYTQTINLEKPLGSENFRRQVINSNMDKIDAAIVDKVTKSELSTQLTESAKSDSNFGYNMAEALRKYRADLGEIDTKIIHILFLGDSIVNGTNTSDPVTKSIAGRLRHILQNQYGACGEGFIDVDDPRWVSVGSWSKADYGFGGHMKFATGTSNTLAITVNCNAFDIVYHKWGGGGNVSVTVDGVAQTALNCTGTDTFGNRQRYSGFSNGSHTIVLTAPASNRGDIEGIIPYTDTKGIMVHRVGIPGILSSGWTKPQSSVGWNNLGISLAIVEVGINDCKTGTGVDTLKNNLITIVNNIRTQTPQPSVLFQVNNRQKAFAGNEWVNYMSVYYQLADQFSAACFDVSKKWGGTWELPDSLGLWGSSHDDIHPGDKGAYDIAIGLSKHLL; translated from the coding sequence ATGGGAGAATATACACAAACCATAAATTTGGAAAAACCACTAGGGAGTGAAAATTTTCGCAGACAAGTAATAAATAGCAATATGGATAAGATAGATGCTGCTATAGTAGACAAGGTTACAAAGAGTGAGTTAAGTACGCAATTGACAGAAAGTGCAAAAAGTGACAGTAATTTTGGGTACAACATGGCAGAAGCATTAAGAAAATACCGTGCGGATTTAGGAGAAATCGATACAAAGATTATTCACATACTTTTTTTAGGTGATAGTATTGTTAACGGAACAAATACATCTGATCCTGTTACCAAATCGATCGCAGGCAGGTTGAGACATATTTTGCAAAATCAATACGGAGCATGCGGGGAAGGATTTATAGATGTAGATGATCCCCGGTGGGTGTCTGTAGGCTCCTGGAGCAAAGCGGATTATGGCTTTGGCGGGCATATGAAATTTGCTACAGGTACATCAAATACACTTGCGATTACTGTTAATTGCAATGCATTTGATATTGTATACCACAAGTGGGGTGGGGGAGGCAATGTAAGTGTAACGGTTGATGGTGTAGCGCAAACTGCTTTAAACTGCACGGGAACGGATACATTCGGAAACAGGCAGCGCTATTCAGGATTTTCCAATGGCTCACATACTATTGTCTTGACTGCTCCTGCATCAAATAGGGGTGACATAGAGGGGATAATACCCTATACGGATACTAAAGGCATTATGGTGCACAGAGTTGGTATTCCTGGTATCCTGTCCAGTGGATGGACAAAGCCCCAATCATCTGTAGGTTGGAATAACCTTGGAATAAGTTTGGCAATAGTAGAAGTCGGAATCAATGACTGTAAGACAGGGACAGGAGTAGATACCCTGAAGAATAATCTGATAACTATTGTTAATAACATACGGACACAAACACCACAGCCCAGTGTACTGTTTCAGGTCAACAACAGGCAAAAGGCCTTTGCAGGAAACGAATGGGTAAACTACATGTCTGTTTATTACCAGCTGGCAGATCAGTTCAGTGCTGCCTGCTTTGATGTATCAAAAAAGTGGGGAGGAACGTGGGAATTGCCAGATTCATTAGGGTTATGGGGGTCATCACATGATGATATTCACCCAGGTGACAAGGGAGCATATGACATTGCAATAGGATTATCAAAACATTTACTGTAA
- a CDS encoding YmfQ family protein — protein MSRYDVMLSYVPLYYHTSDFFRGILSVEGQELDSLRKSIDDLMAQFYVDTATWGLEFWDKEYAIKASPAIGIEERRSQIKGKVRGVGTVGSELIKSLGIAYSNGEVDLSFEGSTLTITFVGIRGIPTALEELKKQLNEVIPAHLVLAFKFTYLTWSEFDLLSAVVQESMTWGQLEIYKPFLKENVELMWDEFDVLAPEVQESMIWDEIEVYEP, from the coding sequence ATGAGCAGGTATGATGTGATGCTTTCATATGTGCCTTTGTATTATCATACGTCAGATTTTTTTAGGGGTATTCTAAGTGTCGAGGGGCAGGAACTAGACTCTTTGCGGAAAAGTATAGACGACTTGATGGCTCAGTTTTATGTAGATACTGCAACATGGGGGTTGGAGTTTTGGGATAAGGAGTATGCTATAAAGGCAAGTCCTGCTATAGGTATCGAAGAGAGGAGATCTCAGATTAAAGGTAAGGTGAGAGGGGTAGGGACAGTTGGTTCCGAACTCATAAAATCTTTAGGGATTGCTTATTCAAACGGGGAAGTTGATTTGTCTTTTGAGGGTAGTACATTAACTATTACTTTTGTCGGAATACGTGGAATACCTACTGCATTGGAAGAACTCAAAAAGCAGTTGAATGAAGTAATTCCCGCCCATCTTGTGCTGGCTTTCAAATTTACTTATCTGACCTGGAGTGAGTTTGATTTATTAAGTGCTGTGGTTCAGGAATCAATGACATGGGGGCAACTCGAAATATATAAACCATTTTTGAAGGAGAATGTTGAGCTGATGTGGGATGAGTTTGATGTCCTTGCGCCAGAGGTTCAGGAATCAATGATCTGGGATGAGATAGAAGTTTATGAACCTTAA
- a CDS encoding DUF2577 domain-containing protein yields the protein MGAAELINLIRQEASCRLKSEYKGLELGTVTSPYPDLAVKIDHMKVDLTRDDLIICESLLTSTRIISLKSRPGTVRDLGDKSKGIIRDSNSLKKGRGIILAETAQTGGHAHSLDSFEMMNADMELVYAELKFEDVLKPGDRVLVQAVSGGQKYIVIDRVVEYV from the coding sequence TTGGGTGCAGCGGAATTGATAAACCTGATCAGACAGGAAGCATCCTGTAGGCTGAAAAGTGAATATAAGGGCTTGGAACTGGGTACGGTGACTTCACCATATCCTGATCTTGCTGTTAAAATTGACCATATGAAAGTTGATTTGACACGGGATGACCTGATCATTTGTGAAAGCCTTTTGACATCTACACGGATAATAAGCCTGAAGAGCCGGCCGGGAACTGTCAGAGATTTAGGAGATAAATCAAAAGGCATAATAAGGGATTCAAACAGCTTAAAAAAAGGAAGAGGCATTATTTTGGCAGAGACTGCACAGACAGGTGGGCACGCACACTCTTTAGACAGCTTTGAGATGATGAATGCCGATATGGAGCTGGTATATGCTGAGTTGAAATTTGAAGATGTTCTGAAGCCGGGTGACCGAGTGCTTGTACAAGCAGTGTCCGGGGGACAGAAATATATAGTGATAGACAGGGTGGTGGAATATGTCTGA